A part of Streptomyces sp. NBC_01497 genomic DNA contains:
- a CDS encoding L-rhamnose mutarotase, whose translation MQRVCFLLKVRAERAAEYRARHAEVWPGMLRALSDSGWQNYSLFLREDGTLVGYLETEDFEAAREAMGRTEVNARWQADMAPFFEPPGGRDDGAGPAPDEAMVPLTEIFHLA comes from the coding sequence GTGCAGCGTGTGTGTTTCCTGCTGAAGGTCCGGGCGGAGCGGGCAGCCGAGTACCGTGCGCGCCACGCCGAGGTCTGGCCCGGCATGCTCCGGGCCCTGAGCGACTCCGGCTGGCAGAATTACTCGCTCTTCCTGCGCGAGGACGGCACGCTCGTCGGGTATCTGGAGACCGAGGACTTCGAGGCGGCCCGTGAGGCCATGGGCCGCACCGAAGTCAACGCCCGCTGGCAGGCCGACATGGCCCCTTTCTTCGAACCGCCCGGCGGGCGGGACGACGGCGCGGGGCCCGCGCCCGACGAGGCGATGGTCCCGCTCACCGAGATCTTCCACCTCGCCTGA
- a CDS encoding LacI family DNA-binding transcriptional regulator has translation MDRARPAGIKDVADAAGVSVGTVSNVINRPDTVTDGTRRRVLGAIARLGYVRSESARQLRAGSSRMLGLLVLDLANPFFVALASGAERSARDAGLGVMVCDSAESTDEEAAYLTIFSEQRVRGVLVTPADRTGHTLGILRHHGIPFVSVDRVVPSEDGCSVSVDDVTGGSLAVHHLLLGGHRSLAYISGPMHLTQCQERYEGGLAALAAAGLPPGTMRHIGAARLDVASGRDAGARLLGTQPLPTGVFCANDLLALGVLQALYEAGVRVPEDVALVGYDDMEFAAAAAVPLTSVRQPARRMGELAAGLLIEETGEQAAGHRHRRIVLEPELVVRASTLQPRRRA, from the coding sequence ATGGACCGGGCCCGGCCGGCGGGGATCAAGGACGTCGCCGACGCGGCCGGAGTGTCCGTCGGCACCGTGTCCAACGTCATCAACCGCCCCGACACCGTCACGGACGGCACCCGCCGCCGGGTCCTCGGGGCCATCGCCCGCCTCGGCTATGTCCGCAGCGAGTCGGCCCGGCAACTGCGCGCCGGCAGCAGCCGCATGCTGGGCCTGCTCGTGCTCGACCTGGCCAACCCGTTCTTCGTCGCGCTGGCCTCCGGCGCGGAGCGCTCCGCGCGTGACGCCGGGCTCGGCGTGATGGTGTGCGACAGCGCGGAGAGCACCGACGAGGAGGCCGCCTACCTGACGATCTTCTCCGAGCAGCGGGTCCGTGGGGTCCTCGTCACGCCGGCCGACCGGACGGGGCACACCCTCGGCATCCTCCGCCACCACGGCATACCGTTCGTCTCCGTCGACCGCGTCGTGCCGAGCGAGGACGGCTGCTCCGTGTCCGTGGACGACGTGACGGGCGGCTCGCTCGCCGTGCACCACCTGCTGCTGGGCGGGCACCGCTCACTCGCGTACATCAGCGGCCCGATGCACCTGACCCAGTGCCAGGAGCGGTATGAGGGGGGCCTCGCCGCGCTCGCTGCGGCGGGCCTGCCGCCCGGCACGATGCGGCACATCGGAGCCGCGCGCCTCGACGTGGCCTCCGGGCGTGACGCGGGCGCCCGGCTGCTCGGCACCCAGCCGCTGCCGACCGGGGTGTTCTGCGCCAACGACCTCCTGGCCCTCGGGGTGCTGCAGGCGCTGTACGAGGCGGGGGTCCGTGTTCCGGAGGACGTCGCCCTCGTCGGGTACGACGACATGGAGTTCGCGGCCGCCGCGGCGGTGCCCCTCACCTCGGTGCGCCAGCCCGCGCGCCGGATGGGGGAACTGGCGGCCGGCCTGCTCATCGAGGAGACGGGGGAGCAGGCGGCCGGTCACCGGCACCGCCGGATCGTGCTGGAGCCCGAACTCGTGGTGCGCGCCTCGACCCTGCAGCCGCGCCGCCGAGCCTGA
- the rhaS gene encoding rhamnose ABC transporter substrate-binding protein has translation MTIRTASRGRAAATAAAVCALAVSLAACSGTTKNDSKDDSAGGPAASSAKADPNAPLKKNLTMAFLPKQINNPYEKIVDDAGIAAAKSFQGTAKEVGPSDASASSQVSYINTLIQQRQNAILIAANDPNAVCGPLKQAMKQGIKVVSYDSDTAKDCRQVFINQASSESIGRSLIQHIGEQVGYKGKIAILSATQNATNQNTWIEYMKEELKDPKYKNMQLVKVAYGDDDDQKSFQQTQGLLQAYPDLKGIISPTTVGIAAAARYLDDSSYKDKVVLNGLGTPDQMRKYVKDGTVAQFSLWNPNNLGYLGSYAAAALASGQITGAQGDTFTAGKLGKFTVGKDGEVILGAPTVFDKANIDQFHF, from the coding sequence ATGACGATCCGTACCGCCTCCCGCGGGCGCGCCGCCGCCACGGCCGCCGCCGTCTGCGCCCTGGCCGTCTCGCTCGCCGCGTGCTCAGGCACCACCAAGAACGACTCCAAGGACGACTCGGCGGGTGGCCCCGCCGCCAGTTCCGCCAAGGCGGACCCGAATGCCCCGCTGAAGAAGAACCTCACGATGGCGTTCCTGCCGAAGCAGATCAACAACCCCTACGAGAAGATCGTCGACGACGCCGGCATCGCGGCCGCCAAGAGCTTCCAGGGCACCGCCAAGGAGGTCGGCCCGTCCGACGCGAGCGCCTCCTCCCAGGTCTCGTACATCAACACCCTGATCCAGCAGCGGCAGAACGCGATCCTCATCGCCGCCAACGACCCGAACGCGGTGTGCGGCCCGCTGAAGCAGGCCATGAAGCAAGGCATCAAGGTCGTCTCGTACGACTCCGACACCGCCAAGGACTGCCGGCAGGTCTTCATCAACCAGGCCAGCTCGGAGTCCATCGGACGCAGCCTCATCCAGCACATCGGGGAGCAGGTCGGCTACAAGGGCAAGATCGCGATCCTCTCCGCGACCCAGAACGCCACCAACCAGAACACCTGGATCGAGTACATGAAGGAGGAGCTGAAGGACCCCAAGTACAAGAACATGCAGCTGGTCAAGGTCGCCTACGGGGACGACGACGACCAGAAGTCCTTCCAGCAGACCCAGGGCCTCCTGCAGGCATACCCCGACCTCAAGGGCATCATCTCGCCCACCACCGTCGGCATCGCCGCCGCGGCCCGCTACCTGGACGACTCCTCGTACAAGGACAAGGTCGTCCTCAACGGCCTCGGCACGCCCGACCAGATGCGCAAGTACGTCAAGGACGGCACGGTCGCCCAGTTCTCGCTGTGGAACCCGAACAACCTCGGCTACCTCGGCTCCTACGCGGCCGCGGCCCTGGCGTCAGGCCAGATCACCGGCGCGCAGGGCGACACCTTCACGGCGGGCAAGCTCGGCAAGTTCACCGTCGGCAAGGACGGCGAGGTCATCCTCGGCGCGCCCACCGTCTTCGACAAGGCGAACATCGACCAGTTCCACTTCTGA
- a CDS encoding L-fucose/L-arabinose isomerase family protein, translating into MIPRTPAVARKPRIGLVAGGLGAYWPQFPDLLPQLRKSAARVTERMGAFDAEVIDVGFISDAQEGAAAAEKLRVADCDLIVGFLTTYMTASMLVPVAQRSGAPVLLINLQPSPSMDHASFDTGQWLAYCGACPLPEMANGFERVGVPFRSVSGHLEDERAWARIGRWITAAGVRSVLKNGRHGLMGHLYPGMYDVSTDLTMVTGNLGGHMEVLEFDDLRVRAEKVSDDEVDAKLAETRTVFDIADSVVEDDLRWAARVSVGLDSLVAEFDLDSLAYYHRGLDGETHERLGAGMILGASLLTARGVPACGEYELRTSLAMLIADRFGAGGSFTELQALDFDAGVVEMGHDGPGHLAISEHKPLLRGLGVYHGKRGWGVSVEFDVRHGPVTLVGLGQSRDGAYRLVAAEGEVVGGPLLEIGNTTSRVDFGCDPGEWTDAWSASGVGHHWALATGRLLPDLRALAGLTGLDLVEVTV; encoded by the coding sequence ATGATCCCCCGTACCCCCGCCGTCGCCCGCAAGCCCCGCATCGGGCTCGTCGCCGGAGGCCTCGGCGCCTACTGGCCGCAGTTCCCCGACCTCCTCCCGCAGCTGCGGAAGTCCGCCGCGCGCGTCACGGAACGCATGGGGGCCTTCGACGCCGAGGTGATCGACGTCGGCTTCATCTCCGACGCCCAGGAGGGCGCGGCGGCGGCCGAGAAGCTCCGCGTCGCCGACTGCGACCTCATCGTGGGATTCCTGACGACCTACATGACCGCGAGCATGCTGGTGCCCGTCGCCCAGCGCAGTGGCGCCCCCGTCCTGCTGATCAACCTGCAGCCGTCACCGTCGATGGACCACGCGAGCTTCGACACCGGCCAGTGGCTCGCCTACTGCGGTGCCTGCCCGCTGCCCGAGATGGCCAACGGCTTCGAACGCGTCGGGGTCCCCTTCCGCTCCGTCTCCGGCCATCTGGAGGACGAACGGGCCTGGGCACGCATCGGGCGCTGGATCACGGCCGCCGGGGTCCGCTCCGTCCTCAAAAACGGCAGGCACGGCCTCATGGGGCACCTCTACCCCGGCATGTACGACGTGTCCACGGACCTCACCATGGTCACCGGCAACCTCGGCGGCCACATGGAGGTCCTGGAGTTCGACGACCTCAGGGTCCGGGCCGAGAAGGTCTCCGACGACGAGGTCGACGCCAAGCTCGCCGAGACCCGCACGGTCTTCGACATCGCGGACTCCGTGGTGGAGGACGACCTGCGCTGGGCCGCCCGGGTCTCCGTCGGGCTCGACTCCCTCGTCGCCGAGTTCGATCTGGACTCCCTCGCCTACTACCACCGCGGCCTCGACGGTGAGACGCACGAACGCCTGGGCGCCGGCATGATCCTCGGCGCCTCGCTGCTCACCGCGCGCGGTGTGCCTGCCTGCGGCGAGTACGAGCTGCGGACCTCGCTGGCGATGCTCATCGCCGACCGGTTCGGCGCCGGCGGCTCCTTCACCGAACTGCAGGCGCTCGACTTCGACGCGGGCGTCGTCGAGATGGGCCACGACGGCCCCGGCCACCTCGCCATCAGTGAGCACAAACCGCTGCTGCGGGGACTCGGCGTGTACCACGGCAAGCGCGGCTGGGGCGTGTCCGTGGAGTTCGATGTACGGCACGGGCCCGTCACGCTCGTGGGCCTCGGCCAGAGCAGGGACGGTGCCTACCGGCTGGTCGCCGCCGAGGGTGAGGTCGTCGGCGGGCCGCTGCTGGAGATCGGCAACACCACCTCGCGCGTCGACTTCGGCTGCGACCCGGGGGAGTGGACGGACGCCTGGAGCGCGAGCGGCGTCGGCCACCACTGGGCCCTCGCCACCGGGCGGCTGCTGCCCGACCTGCGCGCGCTGGCCGGCCTGACGGGGCTCGACCTCGTCGAGGTCACCGTCTGA
- a CDS encoding tyrosinase family oxidase copper chaperone: MRDTASVSRTNRRAENFMAGAATHGGSPRRTLVRTLFGLGVLGGTAAALSPLVRADGAALGGAAVPDSAAAAAPGAGADPYGPSTGPVTEETYRGRHIRVRHSAGQDAVEAAVPAPGVYPAAASDDVLIDGRPLPVMRRADGSYLSAVNHYESFPTLVAAARAAVDDLRGARLALDDPMIHHA, from the coding sequence ATGCGGGACACCGCCTCGGTGTCCCGGACGAACCGGCGAGCGGAGAACTTCATGGCGGGCGCGGCGACGCACGGTGGAAGCCCCAGGCGCACCCTTGTGCGCACCTTGTTCGGCCTCGGTGTGCTCGGCGGTACGGCCGCCGCTCTCAGCCCGCTCGTACGGGCCGACGGAGCGGCCCTCGGCGGGGCGGCCGTGCCGGATTCCGCTGCCGCGGCGGCGCCCGGCGCGGGAGCCGATCCATACGGGCCGTCCACCGGGCCCGTTACGGAGGAGACATACCGGGGGCGTCACATCAGGGTGCGGCACAGCGCCGGGCAGGATGCCGTCGAGGCCGCCGTGCCGGCTCCGGGCGTGTACCCCGCCGCCGCGTCGGACGACGTCCTGATCGACGGCAGACCGCTGCCCGTGATGCGACGCGCCGACGGCAGCTACCTGAGCGCGGTCAACCACTACGAGTCGTTCCCCACGCTGGTCGCCGCGGCCCGCGCCGCCGTGGACGACCTGCGCGGGGCCCGGCTCGCCCTGGACGACCCGATGATCCACCACGCCTGA
- a CDS encoding ABC transporter permease, whose amino-acid sequence MAMAPDTRSPAPGAGAKAEPPLTAGLRMRSVALRWDTAVVILLIAVFLVGLGTTDGFTGSGNLAFAFNDISEVALIALPMTLLVVAGEIDLSVGSMLGFSSALAGSLWNAGWAFETIVPVVLVIGVLGGLLNGWLVTRVGLPSLAVTIGTLALYRGLASVVLGSDAVTDFPERYANWTANTTTVPGTFLTYPIVLFIVLAIVTAFVLHSTSFGRSLFAIGSQEDAAFFAGIRVKRYKLLLFVLTGLFSAFAGIIFTLRYGSARADNGTGYELLAISAILLGGIDFDGGKGTLVGAVAGILLVGVLRNLLTLNDVPNEVQTVVTGLLLVASVLTPRVIGVITERRQRRAAMAAGPAGGAVT is encoded by the coding sequence ATGGCAATGGCGCCTGACACCCGGAGTCCCGCGCCCGGCGCGGGAGCGAAGGCGGAGCCGCCGCTGACGGCGGGGCTCCGGATGCGGTCCGTCGCACTGCGCTGGGACACGGCCGTCGTCATCCTGCTGATCGCCGTCTTCCTCGTCGGCCTCGGCACCACGGACGGCTTCACCGGCAGCGGCAACCTCGCCTTCGCCTTCAACGACATCTCCGAGGTCGCCCTGATCGCACTGCCGATGACGCTCCTGGTCGTCGCCGGTGAGATCGACCTCTCGGTCGGTTCCATGCTCGGCTTCAGCAGTGCGCTGGCCGGCTCGCTGTGGAACGCGGGCTGGGCCTTCGAGACCATCGTGCCCGTGGTCCTCGTCATCGGTGTCCTCGGCGGGCTCCTCAACGGATGGCTCGTCACCCGGGTCGGGCTGCCCTCCCTCGCCGTCACCATCGGCACGCTCGCCCTCTACCGGGGCCTCGCGTCCGTGGTCCTCGGCAGCGACGCCGTCACCGACTTCCCGGAGCGGTACGCCAACTGGACGGCCAACACGACGACCGTCCCGGGTACGTTCCTGACGTACCCGATCGTCCTGTTCATCGTCCTCGCGATCGTCACGGCCTTCGTCCTGCACTCGACGTCGTTCGGCCGGTCCCTGTTCGCGATCGGCTCGCAGGAGGACGCGGCGTTCTTCGCGGGCATCCGGGTCAAGCGCTACAAGCTGCTGCTGTTCGTGCTCACCGGCCTGTTCTCCGCCTTCGCGGGCATCATCTTCACCCTGCGCTACGGCAGTGCCAGGGCCGACAACGGCACCGGCTACGAACTGCTCGCCATCAGCGCGATCCTGCTCGGCGGAATCGACTTCGACGGCGGCAAGGGCACCCTGGTGGGCGCCGTCGCGGGCATCCTCCTGGTCGGTGTGCTGCGCAATCTCCTGACCCTCAACGACGTGCCCAACGAGGTCCAGACCGTCGTCACGGGCCTGCTCCTCGTCGCCTCCGTCCTCACCCCTCGCGTCATCGGAGTCATCACCGAACGGCGGCAACGGCGAGCGGCCATGGCGGCAGGGCCCGCGGGCGGCGCCGTCACCTGA